A single region of the Phycisphaerae bacterium RAS1 genome encodes:
- a CDS encoding Kelch motif protein, protein MAHKLTRLFWLLPVLVSPLPAQPPLDAIPAGPAISLGIIRGTVAVGASPVSNARVMVFVPSLAYFREARTNAIGRYAIKGVPSGAYRLGVAARDFDYQEIAIEISGGILQREFTLAPETEPGRWDVIGNTAGEFFDASDIGILLADGRIMYCHDTITPVIFDPATGQSFVAAGSDLPQGCMNIMLLPDGRPIFVGGQPGSDPGQFRNAVRYVKAYNPVADTWERFADLLNPTGRWYPGMARLADGSLLAMGGGTRPNAVRTATCERLNLATMTWSWTGSMINPSEFSPCALLYTGEVLATWNPPQLYNPTTGEWRLTGAFNQPVRGWPDHSDHSLIVLADGRAAAIGIDRANGGAYTVMSEIYDPATESWSLGSSPALLREKSEVVPLPDGRVLVAAGDTELANPGVPHVNGVVKWTDLYEPATGVWRRMADMGQFREYHAVTLLVPDGRVLTTGGTVIDFGNPPNSADVEAFSPPYLFRGVRPQIANLSDAVVDRGSNLTLTIVPAIRLTSAVLVGTQATTHWVDAGIPRRVVLSVQQSGANASVTLPTDPNVLPLGHYMLFAMVDDSPSVARMIEVR, encoded by the coding sequence ATGGCTCACAAGTTGACGCGCCTTTTTTGGCTACTCCCGGTGCTGGTTTCGCCGCTTCCTGCTCAGCCCCCGTTGGACGCGATTCCTGCCGGACCTGCGATCTCGCTCGGAATCATCCGTGGCACGGTGGCCGTTGGCGCGAGTCCCGTGAGCAACGCGCGCGTAATGGTCTTTGTGCCTTCATTGGCCTATTTTCGTGAGGCCCGCACGAACGCGATCGGCCGGTACGCGATCAAAGGCGTGCCTTCGGGCGCTTATCGCCTTGGCGTGGCGGCGCGCGACTTCGACTATCAGGAAATCGCAATTGAGATTTCGGGTGGCATACTGCAACGCGAGTTCACTCTCGCGCCGGAAACCGAACCGGGGCGCTGGGACGTCATCGGGAACACTGCGGGCGAGTTCTTCGACGCCAGCGACATCGGCATCCTGCTTGCCGACGGGCGGATCATGTACTGCCACGACACGATCACGCCTGTGATCTTCGACCCCGCGACCGGTCAGTCGTTCGTAGCGGCCGGATCGGACCTGCCACAGGGGTGCATGAACATCATGCTGCTGCCCGACGGACGCCCGATTTTCGTAGGTGGGCAGCCCGGCAGCGACCCTGGTCAGTTTCGCAATGCCGTGCGATATGTGAAAGCATACAACCCCGTCGCCGACACATGGGAGCGATTCGCCGATCTGCTCAACCCCACCGGGCGCTGGTACCCCGGCATGGCGCGCCTGGCTGACGGATCGCTACTAGCGATGGGCGGCGGCACGCGGCCAAACGCGGTTCGCACCGCCACGTGTGAACGGCTCAACCTCGCGACGATGACGTGGTCGTGGACCGGTTCGATGATCAACCCGTCGGAGTTTTCGCCGTGCGCGCTGCTCTACACCGGTGAAGTGCTGGCGACGTGGAATCCGCCACAGCTCTACAACCCGACGACCGGAGAATGGAGGCTGACCGGCGCCTTCAACCAGCCGGTGCGCGGCTGGCCCGACCACTCCGACCACTCGCTCATCGTGCTCGCGGACGGACGTGCCGCGGCCATCGGAATCGACCGTGCGAACGGCGGCGCCTATACGGTCATGAGCGAGATTTACGACCCGGCGACGGAATCATGGTCGCTCGGTAGCAGCCCAGCGCTCCTGCGCGAGAAGTCGGAGGTCGTGCCGCTCCCCGACGGGCGCGTGCTCGTCGCGGCCGGGGACACCGAGCTCGCCAACCCCGGCGTGCCGCACGTCAACGGCGTGGTGAAATGGACTGACTTGTATGAGCCCGCGACCGGTGTGTGGCGACGTATGGCCGACATGGGGCAGTTCCGTGAATACCACGCGGTAACCTTGCTGGTTCCTGACGGCCGCGTGCTGACCACCGGCGGCACCGTCATCGACTTCGGGAACCCGCCCAACTCGGCCGACGTGGAGGCATTCAGCCCGCCATACCTGTTCCGCGGCGTCCGTCCACAGATCGCGAATCTGTCTGACGCGGTCGTTGACCGCGGAAGCAATTTGACGCTGACCATCGTCCCAGCGATCCGACTTACCAGTGCGGTTCTCGTGGGGACGCAGGCGACCACTCATTGGGTGGACGCCGGTATTCCGCGCCGCGTCGTGCTGTCCGTGCAACAGTCTGGTGCCAATGCGAGCGTGACGCTGCCGACAGATCCGAATGTCCTGCCACTCGGGCACTACATGCTCTTCGCGATGGTGGACGACAGTCCCTCGGTCGCGCGCATGATCGAGGTCCGCTGA